The genomic region TCGCGGAAATCAAACTGCCCGCCGCCTCCAAAGCCCGTCTCATGGAAATGGGCCTGTTGACCGGCACCCCGGTCGAACTGGTGCGCTTTGCCCCGCTGGGCGACCCGATCGAGATCAAGGTGC from Verrucomicrobiia bacterium harbors:
- a CDS encoding ferrous iron transport protein A, which encodes MTDALQPLSALAVGMPAVVAEIKLPAASKARLMEMGLLTGTPVELVRFAPLGDPIEIKVRGYNLSLRKHEAELILVRAKS